The Sagittula sp. P11 genome window below encodes:
- a CDS encoding glycosyltransferase family 2 protein: protein MQSVAAALTMVRDDAFFLKAWLRHYGEVFGRENCYIVNHGRGDEVAALAEGCNVIGIPGDPHPNFDMKRWRLLNNLVQGLRCYYTHVVVGDVDELVVVDPDDGRDLLQYLTETKPRRFLTPLGLEVIHRIDVEEEEISDRILGPRRHVRLAPHYSKPCIVSHGAKIARGGHFTQYDKLHVPDELYLFHLKFCDFRNYTEVMNARNAVTESVGADVQTASIGRHWFAEARGEDRAVFEAFADLDMIDGFDLGWVRKRMHRSWGPRGETGFWQFARPEFEQQYVVPDRFVGAF, encoded by the coding sequence ATGCAATCGGTTGCGGCGGCACTCACCATGGTGCGGGACGATGCCTTCTTTCTGAAGGCCTGGTTGCGCCACTACGGCGAGGTCTTCGGGCGCGAGAACTGCTATATCGTCAACCATGGCCGGGGGGATGAGGTCGCCGCGCTGGCCGAGGGCTGCAACGTCATCGGCATCCCCGGCGATCCGCATCCCAACTTCGACATGAAGCGCTGGCGGTTGCTGAACAACCTCGTGCAGGGGCTGCGCTGCTACTACACGCATGTGGTGGTGGGCGACGTGGATGAGCTGGTTGTGGTGGACCCGGACGACGGGCGCGACCTGCTGCAATACCTGACCGAGACGAAGCCGCGCCGGTTCCTGACGCCGCTGGGGCTGGAGGTCATCCACCGCATCGACGTCGAGGAAGAGGAGATCTCCGACCGCATCCTCGGACCACGCCGGCATGTACGCCTTGCGCCGCATTATTCGAAACCCTGCATCGTCAGCCACGGCGCCAAGATCGCCCGGGGTGGCCACTTCACACAGTACGACAAGCTGCACGTGCCTGACGAGCTGTACCTGTTCCACCTGAAGTTCTGCGATTTCCGCAACTACACGGAGGTGATGAACGCCCGCAACGCCGTGACGGAGAGCGTCGGTGCGGATGTTCAGACGGCCTCCATCGGGCGCCACTGGTTTGCAGAGGCGCGGGGCGAGGATCGTGCGGTGTTCGAAGCATTCGCGGATCTGGACATGATAGACGGCTTCGACCTCGGCTGGGTGCGGAAACGCATGCACCGAAGCTGGGGACCGCGCGGCGAAACCGGGTTCTGGCAGTTTGCGCGTCCCGAGTTCGAACAACAATACGTCGTGCCGGACAGGTTCGTGGGTGCGTTCTGA
- a CDS encoding M20/M25/M40 family metallo-hydrolase → MSLDPVLDRIDSDLDAAMERLFDLLRIPSISTDPAFKADVDRAADWLVSDLESIGIAATKRPTTGHPMVVGHVEGTGPHVLFYGHYDVQPVDPLELWDRDPFDPAIEETPKGRVIRARGASDDKGQLMTFVEACRAWKAVHGEMPCRITFFFEGEEESGSPSLIPFLKENADELKADIALICDTGLFESRAPAIMTQLRGLLGEEIVLTGPSKDLHSGMYGGAAMNPIRVMSRILANLHDDTGRIQVPHFYDDVPDLPADIKAQWDGLNFDHATFLGDVGLSKPAGEQDHTALEMIWSRPTAEINGIKGGYTGDGFKTVLPSKVSAKVSFRLVGQQDPHALREHFRAWVKAQLPEDVTAEFHAHGASPASQMSIDHPAFEQTRAVLGEEWGEEAAFTGCGGSIPVAGYFKTYLGLDTMLVGWGKDDDQIHSPNEKYDVESFHKGIRSWARILDAIR, encoded by the coding sequence ATGTCCCTCGACCCCGTACTCGACCGTATCGATTCCGATCTCGACGCCGCGATGGAGCGGCTCTTCGACCTGCTCCGAATCCCGTCGATCTCCACCGATCCCGCGTTCAAGGCGGACGTCGACCGCGCCGCCGACTGGCTTGTGAGCGACCTCGAAAGCATCGGGATCGCGGCGACCAAGCGCCCGACAACCGGCCATCCGATGGTCGTCGGCCATGTCGAAGGCACCGGACCTCATGTCCTTTTCTATGGACACTACGACGTGCAGCCGGTCGATCCGCTGGAACTGTGGGACCGCGACCCCTTTGATCCGGCCATCGAGGAGACGCCGAAAGGACGCGTGATCCGGGCGCGCGGCGCATCGGACGACAAGGGCCAGCTCATGACCTTCGTCGAGGCCTGCCGCGCGTGGAAAGCCGTGCACGGAGAGATGCCCTGCCGCATCACCTTCTTTTTCGAGGGCGAAGAAGAAAGCGGCTCTCCCTCGCTCATTCCGTTCCTGAAAGAGAACGCGGACGAACTGAAGGCAGACATCGCACTGATCTGCGACACCGGACTGTTCGAAAGCCGCGCGCCCGCCATCATGACGCAGCTGCGCGGCCTTCTGGGCGAGGAGATCGTCCTGACCGGCCCGTCGAAGGACCTGCACTCCGGCATGTACGGCGGCGCCGCGATGAACCCGATCCGGGTGATGTCGCGGATCCTCGCCAACCTGCATGATGACACCGGCCGCATTCAGGTGCCGCACTTCTACGACGACGTTCCCGACCTGCCGGCGGACATCAAGGCACAGTGGGACGGCCTGAACTTCGACCACGCTACCTTCCTTGGCGATGTCGGCCTGTCGAAACCCGCGGGCGAACAGGATCACACCGCGCTCGAGATGATCTGGTCCCGCCCCACGGCAGAGATCAACGGCATCAAGGGCGGCTATACCGGAGACGGCTTCAAGACCGTGCTGCCCTCGAAGGTCTCCGCCAAGGTAAGTTTCCGCCTTGTCGGCCAGCAGGACCCGCACGCCCTGCGCGAACACTTCCGGGCATGGGTCAAGGCGCAGCTGCCCGAGGATGTCACCGCCGAGTTCCACGCGCATGGCGCCTCTCCGGCCAGCCAGATGTCCATCGATCACCCAGCGTTCGAACAGACCCGCGCGGTCTTGGGCGAGGAATGGGGCGAAGAGGCCGCCTTCACCGGATGCGGCGGATCCATCCCCGTCGCCGGCTACTTCAAGACGTACCTCGGCCTCGACACGATGCTGGTGGGATGGGGCAAGGACGATGACCAGATCCACTCCCCGAACGAGAAGTACGATGTCGAGAGCTTCCACAAAGGCATCCGGAGCTGGGCCCGGATACTGGACGCCATCCGCTGA
- a CDS encoding 5-aminolevulinate synthase, with translation MLTIHNTVNSTLPLILVTAFGYVLATVGMKGAASGLLLPGIALAVVGFLLAFAAEVALMRQTHLSIIYILVLGVETVIVLGFAFGIGEGFTLRQALGAMIVLGGLAIVAV, from the coding sequence GTGCTCACCATTCACAACACGGTCAACTCCACCCTGCCCCTCATCCTCGTCACCGCTTTCGGCTACGTTCTGGCGACCGTCGGAATGAAGGGTGCGGCCAGCGGGCTGCTGCTGCCGGGAATCGCCCTTGCCGTCGTGGGGTTCCTCCTCGCCTTCGCGGCAGAGGTCGCGCTTATGCGCCAGACTCACCTTTCGATCATCTACATTCTCGTGCTGGGCGTCGAGACGGTGATCGTCCTGGGATTCGCCTTCGGTATCGGCGAGGGCTTCACGCTCAGGCAGGCATTGGGCGCGATGATCGTGCTTGGCGGTTTGGCCATAGTCGCGGTCTGA
- the hemA gene encoding 5-aminolevulinate synthase, translating into MDYTAKLDDALNRLHEEGRYRTFIDIERKKGQFPHAIWRMPDGTEKPITVWCGNDYLGMGQHPVVLQAMHEAIDATGAGSGGTRNISGTTVYHKRLEAELADLHGKEAALLFTSAYIANDATLSTLPKLFPGLIIYSDELNHASMIEGVRRNGGAKRIFKHNDLDDLRAKLEADDPAAPKLIAFESIYSMDGDFGPIEAICDLADEFGALTYIDEVHAVGMYGPRGAGVAERDRLMHRIDIINGTLAKAFGVMGGYIAASAKMCDAVRSYAPGFIFTTSLPPAVAAGAAASVAHLKRDQGLRDKHQTQAKILKTRLKGMGLPIVDHGSHIVPVIVGDPVHTKMLSDMLLEGYGIYVQPINFPTVPRGTERLRFTPSPVHGPGEMDHLVHAMDELWSHCALNRAELAG; encoded by the coding sequence GTGGACTACACCGCGAAACTCGACGACGCACTGAACCGTCTGCATGAAGAAGGCCGTTACCGGACCTTCATCGACATCGAGCGCAAGAAGGGCCAGTTCCCGCACGCCATCTGGCGCATGCCGGACGGGACCGAGAAGCCGATCACGGTCTGGTGCGGCAACGACTACCTTGGCATGGGCCAGCACCCTGTCGTCCTGCAGGCTATGCACGAGGCCATCGACGCCACCGGCGCCGGTTCGGGTGGCACGCGGAACATCTCCGGGACCACGGTCTACCACAAGCGGTTGGAGGCGGAACTCGCCGACCTGCATGGCAAGGAAGCGGCGCTGCTGTTCACCTCTGCCTACATCGCGAACGACGCGACCTTGTCGACGCTGCCGAAGCTCTTCCCGGGCCTGATCATCTATTCCGACGAGCTGAACCACGCCTCCATGATCGAGGGCGTGCGCCGCAACGGCGGGGCGAAGCGGATCTTCAAGCACAACGACCTCGACGATCTGCGCGCCAAGCTGGAGGCGGACGATCCCGCAGCGCCCAAGCTGATCGCCTTCGAATCGATCTACTCGATGGACGGCGACTTCGGCCCGATCGAGGCGATCTGCGATCTGGCCGACGAATTCGGCGCGCTAACCTACATCGACGAGGTGCACGCGGTCGGCATGTACGGCCCGCGCGGTGCCGGTGTGGCCGAACGTGACCGCCTGATGCACCGCATCGACATCATCAACGGCACGCTGGCCAAGGCGTTCGGCGTAATGGGCGGCTACATCGCGGCAAGCGCGAAAATGTGTGATGCCGTGCGCTCTTATGCGCCGGGCTTCATCTTCACGACCTCGCTGCCGCCGGCCGTGGCCGCGGGTGCCGCCGCCTCCGTCGCGCATCTGAAGCGCGATCAGGGCCTGCGCGACAAGCATCAGACCCAGGCAAAGATCCTCAAGACCCGGCTGAAGGGCATGGGGCTGCCGATCGTCGATCACGGTTCGCACATCGTACCGGTGATCGTCGGCGATCCGGTGCATACGAAGATGCTGTCGGACATGCTGCTCGAGGGTTACGGCATCTATGTCCAGCCGATCAACTTCCCCACCGTGCCGCGCGGAACGGAGCGTCTGCGCTTCACTCCGTCGCCGGTTCACGGGCCCGGCGAGATGGATCATCTCGTCCACGCGATGGACGAACTGTGGAGCCACTGTGCGCTGAATCGTGCTGAATTGGCGGGGTAA
- a CDS encoding helix-turn-helix domain-containing protein yields MIGRKTHSNNGVTDPSVQGFDDYALRLGDVMRGERATLGKSLLDVQRELRIKASYISAIENCDPSAFDTPGFIAGYVRSYARYLGMDPDEAFAGFCKESGFSVAHGMSQEASVIRKAHDDEAPKPRARNPLAEPKMPFAPASDSFFSQIEPRAIGSSLVLIALIGGIGYGGWTVLQEIQRVQVTPVDQTPVVLSELDPLDAAKAGKGQPEGAETEQMAGVFTPPSTEAFDRLYRPQALDVPVLVARDEPISTLDPDSGGLYSGRGPSLPRVDDSSLAAAALAQGLIDQASTGAVPVTAGSGVTVVAVRPAWVQVKDEAGTVLYSRVMNAGDAYPVPRNAGTPKIQIGESGAIYFNIEGETYGPAGSRGAVSEDVSLAAADLVDRFEPAQPGADDDLMAVLVELDMKRASEPVNVAAAQAPAAPVAPRAFAAPRLYDAPSSPEPAQQQAPAQVAEAPAAQQDAVPNSPRVLAETPPGITVVATQETWVEVTSPSGKKLFAQTLQAGQTYQVPQTDQPPTIFSGNAGGVFFAVNGQTFGPYGSTGQFGRNLALSPAAIQQQLQVADLSANQTLARVVAELNLQSTDGPGR; encoded by the coding sequence ATGATCGGGCGCAAAACCCATAGCAATAACGGCGTGACGGACCCCTCGGTGCAGGGGTTCGACGACTACGCCCTGCGATTGGGCGACGTGATGCGCGGTGAGCGCGCGACGCTGGGCAAATCGCTGCTGGATGTGCAACGGGAACTGCGGATCAAGGCGAGCTACATCTCTGCCATCGAGAACTGTGACCCCTCTGCTTTTGACACACCCGGGTTTATAGCCGGTTACGTCCGTTCCTACGCTCGATACCTTGGTATGGATCCGGACGAGGCCTTCGCCGGGTTCTGCAAGGAAAGCGGGTTCTCCGTCGCGCACGGCATGTCGCAGGAGGCCTCCGTCATCCGCAAGGCGCATGACGACGAGGCACCGAAGCCGCGGGCGCGCAATCCGCTGGCCGAACCCAAGATGCCCTTCGCACCGGCCTCCGACAGCTTCTTCAGCCAGATCGAACCGCGCGCCATCGGGTCGTCGCTGGTTCTGATCGCCCTGATCGGCGGCATCGGCTACGGCGGGTGGACCGTTCTCCAAGAAATCCAGCGCGTTCAGGTGACGCCGGTCGACCAGACCCCGGTCGTCCTCAGCGAACTGGACCCGCTCGACGCCGCCAAGGCCGGAAAAGGTCAGCCGGAAGGGGCCGAGACGGAGCAGATGGCAGGTGTCTTCACCCCGCCGTCCACCGAGGCCTTTGACCGGCTTTACCGGCCTCAGGCGCTCGACGTGCCGGTGCTCGTGGCGCGGGACGAGCCGATCTCGACCCTCGATCCGGACAGCGGCGGGCTTTATTCCGGTCGCGGTCCGTCGCTCCCGCGCGTGGACGACAGTTCGCTTGCCGCGGCGGCGCTGGCTCAGGGCCTGATCGACCAGGCGTCGACCGGCGCGGTGCCGGTAACAGCAGGGTCCGGCGTGACGGTCGTGGCGGTGCGTCCGGCCTGGGTGCAGGTCAAGGACGAGGCGGGCACTGTGCTTTATTCGCGCGTCATGAACGCGGGCGACGCCTACCCGGTGCCGCGCAACGCGGGAACGCCGAAGATCCAGATCGGCGAATCCGGCGCGATCTACTTCAACATCGAGGGCGAGACCTACGGTCCCGCGGGCAGCCGCGGCGCCGTGAGCGAGGACGTCTCGCTGGCGGCGGCGGACCTCGTCGACCGTTTCGAGCCCGCGCAACCGGGTGCCGACGACGATCTTATGGCGGTTCTCGTCGAACTCGACATGAAGCGCGCTTCCGAGCCGGTAAACGTGGCGGCCGCACAGGCCCCCGCAGCACCTGTCGCACCCCGGGCTTTTGCCGCGCCGCGTCTCTACGATGCGCCGTCTTCCCCCGAACCGGCGCAGCAGCAGGCACCGGCACAGGTGGCCGAAGCGCCGGCCGCGCAGCAGGATGCCGTGCCGAATTCGCCGCGCGTGCTGGCCGAGACACCCCCGGGTATCACGGTCGTCGCGACGCAGGAAACATGGGTGGAGGTCACGTCGCCCTCCGGCAAGAAGCTGTTCGCCCAGACCCTGCAGGCGGGGCAGACCTACCAGGTGCCGCAGACCGATCAGCCGCCGACCATCTTCTCGGGGAATGCAGGCGGCGTGTTCTTTGCCGTCAACGGACAGACCTTCGGGCCCTACGGCTCCACCGGCCAGTTCGGACGCAACCTCGCCCTGTCGCCGGCCGCCATCCAGCAGCAATTGCAGGTGGCGGACCTGAGCGCCAACCAGACCCTCGCGCGGGTCGTCGCCGAGCTGAACCTCCAGTCCACAGACGGACCCGGGCGCTGA
- the ispG gene encoding flavodoxin-dependent (E)-4-hydroxy-3-methylbut-2-enyl-diphosphate synthase has protein sequence MSINHVRPWRNIYRRASRQIMVGSVPVGGGAPISVQTMTNTVTTDIPGTIAQIQQAAEAGADIVRVSVPDEASAKALKEIVRESPVPIVADIHFHYRRGIEAAEAGAACLRINPGNIGSPERVREVIKAARDHNCSIRIGVNAGSLEKHLLEKYGEPCPDAMVESGLDHIRILQDNDFHEFKISVKASDVFMAAAAYQQLAEQTDAPIHLGITEAGGLVSGTVKSAIGLGNLLWMGIGDTIRVSLSADPVEEVKIGYEILKSLGLRHRGVNIISCPSCARQGFDVIKTVETLEKRLEHIKTPMSLSIIGCVVNGPGEALMTDVGFTGGGAGSGMVYLAGKASHKMSNAQMIDHIVEEVEKRAEAIESGAAEAKAAE, from the coding sequence ATGAGCATCAACCACGTCCGCCCCTGGCGGAACATCTACCGCCGCGCCTCGCGTCAGATCATGGTCGGGTCCGTGCCGGTGGGCGGCGGCGCGCCGATCAGCGTGCAGACGATGACCAACACGGTCACGACCGACATTCCGGGCACCATCGCGCAGATTCAGCAGGCGGCAGAGGCCGGGGCAGACATAGTGCGCGTCTCTGTCCCCGACGAGGCGTCGGCGAAGGCCTTGAAGGAGATCGTGCGCGAAAGCCCGGTGCCGATCGTCGCGGACATCCATTTCCATTACCGTCGCGGGATCGAGGCGGCTGAGGCGGGCGCGGCCTGCCTGCGCATCAACCCCGGCAACATCGGCAGCCCCGAGCGGGTCCGAGAGGTCATCAAGGCGGCGCGCGACCACAACTGTTCGATCCGCATCGGCGTGAACGCCGGGTCGCTGGAAAAACACCTGCTGGAGAAATACGGCGAGCCGTGCCCCGACGCGATGGTCGAAAGCGGGCTGGATCACATCCGCATCCTGCAGGACAACGACTTCCACGAGTTCAAGATCAGCGTGAAGGCGTCCGACGTCTTCATGGCGGCGGCGGCCTACCAGCAACTGGCCGAGCAGACCGACGCGCCGATCCACCTCGGCATCACAGAGGCAGGCGGGCTGGTTTCCGGCACGGTGAAAAGCGCCATCGGCCTTGGCAACCTGCTGTGGATGGGAATCGGCGACACGATCCGCGTGTCCCTGTCCGCCGATCCGGTCGAAGAGGTGAAGATCGGTTATGAGATCCTCAAGTCGCTGGGCCTGCGCCATCGCGGGGTGAACATCATTTCCTGCCCGTCCTGTGCGCGGCAGGGGTTCGACGTCATCAAGACGGTGGAAACGCTGGAAAAAAGGCTGGAGCACATCAAGACGCCGATGTCGCTGTCGATCATCGGCTGCGTGGTGAACGGTCCGGGCGAGGCGCTGATGACCGACGTGGGCTTTACTGGCGGCGGCGCCGGGTCGGGCATGGTCTACCTGGCGGGCAAGGCCAGCCACAAGATGTCCAATGCCCAGATGATCGACCACATCGTGGAAGAGGTCGAGAAGCGCGCCGAGGCCATCGAGAGCGGCGCGGCAGAGGCGAAGGCGGCGGAGTGA
- a CDS encoding DsbA family protein: MTRTLLKAGAAMMCLAAAPASAQDTFDFGAMNDDQKAAFGQAVRDYLMDNPQVIMDAVAVLEQQEAAAQEQNDKQLVETHRDALLNDGYSWVGGNPDGDFTIVEFMDYRCGYCRKAQPEVTELLENDGNIRLIVKEFPILGDASTISSRFAIATKIVAGDEAYGQVHDALIALEGNPTEASLKRIADTLGLDADAIMAEMGSEEITRRINETRALAQAMQINGTPSFVFGDEMVRGYAPLAAMEQIVAMGRAE; this comes from the coding sequence ATGACACGAACCCTTCTCAAAGCCGGCGCCGCCATGATGTGCCTGGCCGCGGCCCCCGCCTCGGCTCAGGACACTTTCGACTTCGGCGCCATGAACGACGACCAGAAGGCCGCCTTCGGTCAGGCGGTGCGTGACTACCTGATGGACAACCCGCAGGTCATCATGGATGCGGTCGCGGTGCTGGAACAGCAGGAAGCCGCAGCCCAGGAACAGAACGACAAGCAGCTTGTCGAAACCCACCGCGATGCGCTGCTGAACGACGGCTATTCCTGGGTCGGCGGCAACCCGGACGGCGACTTCACCATCGTCGAGTTCATGGACTACCGCTGCGGATATTGCCGCAAGGCGCAGCCGGAGGTCACCGAGCTTCTGGAAAACGACGGCAACATCCGCCTGATCGTCAAGGAATTTCCAATCCTCGGCGATGCGTCCACGATTTCGTCGCGCTTTGCCATCGCCACCAAGATCGTCGCCGGTGACGAGGCATACGGCCAGGTGCACGACGCGCTGATCGCCCTCGAAGGCAACCCGACCGAAGCCTCCCTGAAGCGCATCGCCGACACGCTTGGCCTCGACGCCGATGCGATCATGGCCGAGATGGGCAGCGAGGAGATCACCCGCCGCATCAACGAGACGCGCGCGCTGGCACAGGCCATGCAGATCAACGGTACGCCCTCCTTCGTCTTCGGGGACGAGATGGTGCGCGGCTACGCCCCGCTGGCCGCGATGGAACAGATCGTCGCCATGGGCCGCGCCGAGTGA
- a CDS encoding M48 family metalloprotease translates to MILTRAMAVLLAATLMLAQPVRAATFLRDADMEYALGQLAAPILSAAGLSPSQVQIVVLDDNSLNAFVADARHIFLHSGLIMKVESAAALQAVIAHEAAHIANGHITRRLGNMRSARSAAGMGMLLALATGLAGADPSVAAGIAFGSQSSAQRRLFSHTRAEESSADIASVRYLKRAGLDPQGAVEVIKIFAGQVSLSESRLDPYAVTHPLSRDRLRALEALAVSAGPGKRSPEGEYWFARARGKLSAFKRAPSWTLRRSGSVPYKDVRLMQEAVAWHRQSNLKKALAAIDGAIATRPGDPFLLDLKGQILLESRQFGPAVQVYEAAASRAPREPLILGGLGRARLAAGDPRGALQALEAARGRDFSDPGVLRDLGVTYAKLGNNAMASLATAERYALLGRLEDAELHARRASDQLPRGSAPWQRAQDVLSAAQQAKRR, encoded by the coding sequence ATGATCCTAACCCGAGCGATGGCCGTGCTTCTGGCGGCGACCCTGATGCTGGCCCAGCCCGTCCGCGCGGCGACCTTCCTGCGCGACGCCGACATGGAATACGCGCTGGGGCAACTGGCGGCACCGATCCTCAGCGCCGCCGGCCTCTCCCCCAGCCAGGTTCAGATCGTCGTGCTGGACGACAATTCGCTCAACGCCTTCGTTGCGGACGCGCGCCACATCTTCCTGCATTCGGGCCTCATCATGAAGGTCGAGAGCGCGGCCGCCCTGCAGGCGGTGATCGCGCACGAGGCCGCGCATATCGCCAACGGCCACATCACGCGCCGCCTGGGCAACATGCGTAGCGCGCGCAGCGCCGCCGGCATGGGCATGCTGCTGGCGCTGGCCACGGGTCTTGCGGGCGCGGATCCGAGTGTCGCCGCGGGCATCGCCTTCGGATCGCAAAGCTCCGCACAGCGGCGCCTGTTCAGCCACACCCGGGCCGAGGAAAGCTCGGCCGACATCGCTTCTGTCCGGTATCTGAAGCGTGCCGGCCTCGATCCGCAGGGCGCGGTCGAGGTCATCAAGATCTTCGCCGGGCAGGTCTCCCTGTCCGAATCCCGTCTCGACCCCTACGCCGTCACCCATCCGCTGTCCCGCGACCGCCTCCGCGCACTGGAGGCGCTGGCCGTTTCCGCCGGTCCCGGCAAGCGTTCGCCCGAAGGCGAATACTGGTTCGCCCGCGCCAGGGGCAAGCTGAGTGCCTTCAAGCGCGCGCCGTCCTGGACACTGCGGCGCAGCGGATCGGTGCCCTACAAGGACGTGCGCCTGATGCAGGAGGCCGTCGCCTGGCACCGCCAGTCGAACCTGAAGAAGGCGCTCGCGGCCATCGACGGCGCCATCGCGACCCGGCCCGGCGACCCCTTCCTGCTGGACCTCAAAGGCCAGATCCTCCTTGAATCCCGCCAGTTCGGCCCCGCCGTCCAGGTCTACGAGGCCGCCGCCAGCCGCGCCCCGCGCGAACCGCTGATCCTTGGCGGACTGGGCCGCGCCCGGCTGGCCGCAGGCGATCCGCGCGGCGCGCTCCAGGCGCTGGAGGCCGCCCGCGGGCGCGACTTCTCGGACCCGGGTGTTCTGCGCGACCTCGGCGTGACATATGCCAAGCTCGGCAACAACGCGATGGCCTCGCTCGCCACAGCGGAACGTTACGCGCTCCTGGGGCGGCTGGAGGATGCGGAGCTTCACGCCCGCCGCGCCTCCGATCAACTGCCGCGCGGTTCCGCCCCGTGGCAGCGCGCACAGGATGTGCTAAGTGCCGCACAGCAGGCAAAGCGCCGGTAA
- a CDS encoding pyridoxal phosphate-dependent aminotransferase, with product MRSSRRGDVDPFIVMDVMEAARAREAAGHRVIHMEVGQPGTPAPRLAREALGHALESDALGYTVALGLPELRARIARLYGEWYGLDLDPGRVVVTSGSSGGFILAFTALFDAGERVALGAPGYPSYRQILRSLDLVPVEVQTAPANRYQPVPSDLRGLDFEGLMVASPANPTGTMLDRQALSDLIDVTAEKGAAFLSDEIYHGIEYDRKAVSALEISDDVVVINSFSKFFSMTGWRVGWLVVPEGLVRQVERLAQNLFICAPHAAQVAALAAMDAKDETEANLAVYAKNRALMMAGLPEAGFDRIAPPDGAFYVYADVSHLTDDSRAFAQEILEGAGVAVTPGLDFDPLRGGGTLRFSYARSTADIEEGLARLRDFMSRRRS from the coding sequence ATGCGGAGTTCAAGACGCGGTGACGTCGATCCCTTTATCGTGATGGATGTCATGGAGGCGGCGCGCGCCCGCGAAGCGGCGGGTCACCGGGTGATTCACATGGAAGTCGGCCAGCCGGGCACACCGGCGCCGCGTCTGGCGCGCGAGGCCCTGGGCCATGCGCTGGAAAGTGACGCGCTGGGGTACACCGTGGCGCTCGGCCTTCCGGAACTGCGCGCCCGCATCGCGCGGCTTTACGGCGAATGGTACGGGCTGGACCTCGATCCGGGTCGCGTGGTGGTGACGTCCGGGTCCTCGGGCGGCTTCATCCTCGCCTTTACCGCGCTGTTCGACGCGGGCGAGCGTGTGGCGCTCGGGGCGCCGGGCTATCCGTCCTACCGCCAGATCCTGAGATCGCTGGACCTCGTGCCGGTGGAGGTGCAGACCGCACCTGCCAACCGCTACCAGCCCGTGCCGTCCGATCTGCGCGGCCTCGACTTCGAGGGGCTGATGGTGGCCTCTCCGGCCAATCCCACGGGCACCATGCTGGACCGGCAGGCGCTGTCGGATCTGATCGACGTGACGGCGGAAAAGGGCGCGGCCTTCCTGTCTGACGAGATCTACCACGGTATCGAGTACGACCGCAAAGCCGTCAGCGCGCTGGAGATCAGCGACGACGTGGTGGTCATCAATTCCTTCTCGAAGTTCTTCTCGATGACGGGCTGGCGGGTCGGCTGGCTGGTGGTGCCGGAAGGGCTGGTGCGGCAGGTGGAACGGTTGGCCCAGAACCTTTTCATCTGCGCGCCCCATGCGGCGCAGGTTGCGGCGCTGGCCGCCATGGACGCGAAAGATGAGACAGAGGCCAACCTTGCCGTCTACGCGAAGAACCGCGCGCTGATGATGGCCGGTCTGCCGGAGGCGGGATTCGACCGCATCGCACCGCCGGACGGCGCCTTTTACGTCTATGCCGATGTGAGCCACCTGACCGACGACAGCCGCGCCTTCGCGCAGGAGATCCTTGAAGGGGCCGGGGTCGCGGTGACGCCGGGGCTGGATTTCGACCCGCTGCGCGGCGGCGGCACGCTCCGGTTCTCCTACGCGCGCAGCACGGCCGATATCGAGGAAGGGTTGGCGCGGCTCAGGGACTTCATGTCCAGGCGCCGATCGTGA